One genomic window of Trabulsiella odontotermitis includes the following:
- a CDS encoding type IV secretion system DNA-binding domain-containing protein, with amino-acid sequence MDDRERGLAFLFAITLPPVMVWFLVAKFTYGIDPSTAKYLIPYLVKNTFSLWPLWSALIAGWFIGVGGLIAFIIYDKSRVFKGERFKKIYRGTELVRARTLADKTRERGVNQLTVANIPIPTYAENLHFSIAGTTGTGKTTIFNELLFKSIIRGGKNIALDPNGGFLKNFYRPGDVILNAYDKRTEGWVFFNEIRRSYDYERLVNSIVQESPDMATEEWFGYGRLIFSEVSKKLHSLYSTVTMEEVIHWACNVDQKKLKEFLMGTPAEAIFSGSEKAVGSARFVLSKNLAPHLKMPEGNFSLRDWLDDGKPGTLFITWQEEMKRSLNPLISCWLDSIFSIVLGMGEKESRINVFIDELESLQFLPNLNDALTKGRKSGLCVYAGYQTYSQLVKVYGRDMAQTILANMRSNIVLGGSRLGDETLDQMSRSLGEIEGEVERKESDPQKPWIVRKRRDVKVVRAVTPTEISMLPNLTGYLALPGDMPVAKFKAKHVKYHRKNPVPGIELREI; translated from the coding sequence ATGGACGATAGAGAAAGAGGCTTAGCATTTTTATTTGCAATTACTTTGCCTCCAGTGATGGTATGGTTTCTAGTTGCAAAATTTACCTACGGTATTGATCCATCCACGGCTAAATACCTGATTCCGTATCTGGTTAAGAATACTTTTTCGCTATGGCCTTTATGGTCAGCTTTAATTGCTGGCTGGTTTATTGGTGTTGGCGGTCTGATCGCTTTTATCATTTATGATAAATCACGCGTGTTTAAAGGCGAAAGATTCAAAAAGATTTATCGTGGTACAGAGCTTGTTCGCGCCAGAACACTCGCTGATAAAACACGCGAAAGAGGTGTCAACCAGTTAACCGTGGCTAATATCCCCATACCTACATACGCTGAGAACTTGCATTTTTCGATTGCCGGTACAACCGGTACTGGTAAAACCACAATTTTCAATGAACTGTTATTTAAGAGCATCATTAGAGGCGGCAAAAATATTGCTTTAGATCCAAATGGGGGCTTCTTAAAGAATTTCTATCGTCCCGGCGATGTTATTTTAAACGCCTATGATAAACGCACTGAAGGCTGGGTGTTTTTCAATGAAATTCGCCGTTCATATGATTACGAGCGCTTAGTGAACTCTATTGTTCAGGAAAGCCCTGATATGGCTACTGAAGAATGGTTCGGCTATGGCCGTCTTATTTTTAGTGAAGTTTCGAAAAAACTTCACAGCCTATATAGCACAGTAACTATGGAAGAAGTTATTCACTGGGCCTGTAACGTTGACCAGAAAAAATTAAAAGAATTTTTAATGGGGACGCCTGCCGAAGCTATTTTTTCCGGGTCTGAAAAAGCAGTTGGAAGCGCGCGATTTGTTCTCAGTAAGAATCTTGCCCCACATTTGAAAATGCCGGAAGGTAATTTTTCCCTGCGTGACTGGCTTGATGATGGAAAGCCGGGAACCCTGTTTATCACCTGGCAGGAAGAAATGAAAAGGTCACTTAATCCGCTAATTTCCTGCTGGCTGGATTCGATTTTTTCTATCGTGCTGGGTATGGGTGAAAAAGAAAGCCGCATTAATGTATTTATTGACGAGCTGGAATCACTCCAGTTTCTGCCAAACCTCAACGATGCACTGACCAAAGGGCGTAAAAGCGGTCTGTGTGTTTATGCTGGCTATCAAACCTATTCTCAGCTGGTTAAGGTTTATGGTCGGGATATGGCTCAGACAATTCTGGCTAACATGCGTTCTAACATCGTGCTGGGCGGCAGCCGTCTCGGTGATGAAACGTTGGATCAAATGTCGCGCTCACTCGGTGAGATAGAAGGCGAAGTTGAGCGTAAAGAATCCGATCCTCAGAAGCCCTGGATTGTCCGTAAACGCCGCGACGTTAAAGTTGTTCGTGCCGTAACGCCTACCGAAATATCAATGTTGCCAAACCTCACCGGCTATCTGGCGTTGCCTGGTGATATGCCCGTCGCTAAGTTCAAGGCTAAACACGTTAAATACCATCGCAAAAACCCTGTTCCTGGCATTGAACTGAGGGAGATCTGA
- the stbA gene encoding plasmid stabilization protein StbA codes for MKPKSIRAALQLMLPEIEEMLSLGVSREEIYKAVSERFGLEGVNVRSFDTSLYRARQIRKNGMHNTHERMPNNDDSVLHNTQKGGSEKGAEESVLHNTQTPPEPEPQGSEKKESPGIIDKEFFNKISEDFDPKMFNKKF; via the coding sequence ATGAAGCCCAAAAGTATCAGGGCGGCACTTCAGTTGATGTTGCCGGAAATAGAAGAAATGCTGTCACTGGGAGTTTCCAGGGAGGAAATTTATAAGGCAGTTTCTGAACGCTTCGGCCTGGAAGGTGTGAACGTTCGTAGCTTTGATACGTCCCTATATAGAGCGCGGCAAATCCGGAAAAATGGAATGCACAATACACATGAAAGGATGCCGAACAATGATGATAGTGTATTGCACAATACACAAAAAGGAGGTAGCGAGAAAGGTGCAGAGGAAAGTGTATTGCACAATACACAAACGCCGCCTGAGCCTGAACCGCAAGGAAGTGAAAAAAAAGAAAGTCCCGGCATTATTGATAAAGAGTTCTTCAATAAAATCAGTGAAGATTTCGACCCTAAGATGTTCAATAAAAAATTCTGA